The Kluyveromyces marxianus DMKU3-1042 DNA, complete genome, chromosome 6 genome window below encodes:
- the UBX5 gene encoding DNA protein crosslink repair co-factor UBX5: MISDEDISTFQSVCGTENEELSRHFLEMAGGNIETAISLFFEHGGERQLNSAGSGGSGSNGGGNARIDSDLGDSGSAMRSDVELAEELQRQAYQEGSGQGSGNGEDYGYRAPDQARHETLVDTNVFPGVYGGVGGSFGPLRGARDMFDHSRPSGIFNQQLDVDMLQGRGNNDESSSDSAFTDEENYPSNEEQFEYVEENVVEIDDDGELREYTKWVRKPKPMSKETRLALLFRPPFDMMAKYDLDAARQKARKKNKWIMINIQCSDIFQCQMLNRDLWSDANLKAFIKKNFVFLQYQYESRLASVYIQRYGLHNRDDCPHIAILDPMTGERLKFWSREVPKVDSFRQELETFLEEFSLDPKSTNPTVKEPTPEIDPTTLSEEKQMELAIKESLGGAQATQNQPPSENEAEEESEETSETANLKLFNSIEPVNHPEPDNKPGITTRIQVRTGDGKRLVRRFDAMNDTVKTIYEVIKSHWPEYASTPFQLTTHARENLIEKLHESINDAGLKNSSILLEKIVD, from the coding sequence ATGATATCTGACGAGGACATTTCGACTTTTCAGAGCGTTTGCGGTACAGAAAATGAGGAGTTATCAAGGCATTTCCTTGAGATGGCTGGAGGCAATATAGAGACAGCCATCTCATTATTCTTTGAGCATGGTGGGGAGCGGCAGTTAAACAGCGCGGGTTCTGGAGGATCTGGATCCAATGGAGGTGGAAATGCAAGAATTGACTCAGATTTGGGAGATTCTGGATCTGCAATGAGAAGCGACGTTGAATTGGCGGAAGAGTTACAAAGACAGGCCTATCAAGAAGGCAGCGGTCAAGGCAGCGGAAATGGTGAAGATTACGGATATAGAGCTCCAGATCAAGCAAGACATGAAACTTTGGTCGATACAAATGTGTTTCCTGGTGTTTACGGAGGCGTAGGTGGGTCTTTTGGACCTTTGCGTGGGGCTAGAGACATGTTTGACCATTCAAGACCTTCGGGGATCTTTAACCAGCAACTAGATGTTGATATGCTACAGGGTCGTGGGAATAATGATGAGAGTAGTTCTGATTCAGCATTTACAGATGAGGAAAATTATCCAAGCAACGAAGAACAGTTTGAATATGTGGAAGAGAATGTGGTGGAAatcgatgatgatggtgaatTGAGGGAGTACACTAAATGGGTCAGAAAGCCAAAGCCGATGTCCAAGGAAACAAGATTGGCTCTATTATTCAGACCGCCTTTTGATATGATGGCTAAATACGATCTAGATGCAGCAAGACAGAAGGCCCgtaaaaaaaacaaatggATTATGATCAATATCCAGTGTTCTGATATCTTTCAATGCCAAATGTTGAACAGAGATCTATGGTCAGACGCTAATTTAAAAGCCTTCATCAAAAAGAACTTTGTGTTTTTGCAATACCAATATGAATCGAGACTTGCATCTGTGTATATTCAACGGTACGGACTTCATAATAGAGACGACTGTCCACATATTGCTATTCTAGATCCCATGACAGGAGAAAGGTTGAAGTTCTGGAGCCGTGAAGTACCCAAAGTGGACTCTTTCAGACAGGAATTAGAGACTTTCCTAGAAGAATTTTCGCTAGACCCTAAGAGTACTAATCCAACCGTAAAAGAACCAACGCCTGAAATCGACCCAACTACTCTAAGTGAGGAGAAACAAATGGAGTTGGCTATCAAAGAGTCTCTAGGAGGTGCACAGGCAACACAGAATCAACCTCCATCGGAAAATGAGGCCGAAGAAGAATCGGAGGAGACATCAGAAACTGCCAACTTGAAGTTGTTTAATTCCATTGAACCCGTAAATCACCCAGAACCGGATAATAAGCCAGGAATCACAACAAGAATTCAAGTACGAACTGGCGACGGTAAAAGGTTAGTCAGGAGATTTGACGCAATGAACGACACCGTTAAAACAATATATGAGGTTATCAAGTCACACTGGCCTGAGTATGCATCAACGCCATTCCAGCTTACCACTCACGCAAGGGAAAATctcattgaaaaattacaTGAATCTATTAACGATGCTGGTCTAAAGAATAGCTCAATCTTGCTAGAAAAAATAGTAGATTaa
- the GPI8 gene encoding GPI-anchor transamidase has protein sequence MANVLSMYRTVKRLGIPDSQIILMLSDDVACNPRNLFPGSVFNNAERALDLYGESVEVDYRGYEVTVENFIRLLTDRWDENQPKSKRLMTDENSNVFIYLTGHGGEDFLKFQDAEEIASHDIADALAQMHAKKRYNELLFMIDTCQANTMFSKFYSPNVIAVGSSELDESSYSHHSDVEIGVAVVDRFTYYTLEFMEAIEKNSTLTLQDLFDSYTFEKVHSHVGVRTDLYPRNQSEVLITEFFGNVQNLVPAESDVDARANEDVEYDNLLNDLAFLKHTELQKQRNNSHGSLKVSKSKLINGDQAIYKGAVETYNIKLVKALGALVLMSIIGLFRYLVLSADKNLSKLTNFYLYKEHPTNS, from the coding sequence ATGGCCAATGTTTTGAGTATGTATCGTACCGTGAAAAGACTTGGTATTCCAGACTCCCAGATCATTTTGATGTTGAGTGACGATGTCGCTTGTAACCCTCGAAACCTTTTCCCAGGATCAGTATTCAATAATGCTGAGAGAGCGTTAGACTTGTATGGTGAGAGTGTAGAAGTGGATTACAGAGGATACGAAGTAACAGTTGAGAATTTTATTAGATTATTGACAGACAGGTGGGATGAGAACCAGCCAAAATCCAAGAGGTTAATGACAGATGAAAACTCTAACGTGTTCATTTACTTAACTGGACATGGTGGTGaagatttcttgaaattcCAGGATGCAGAAGAGATTGCTAGTCATGATATTGCTGATGCGTTAGCTCAGATGCACGccaaaaaaagatataatgAATTGTTGTTTATGATCGATACTTGTCAGGCAAATACCATGTTCTCGAAGTTTTACTCGCCAAATGTTATTGCAGTTGGGTCAAGTGAACTTGATGAGAGTTCATATTCACATCATTCTGATGTTGAAATTGGTGTTGCAGTGGTGGATAGATTCACTTACTATACCCTTGAGTTCATGGAAGCTATTGAGAAGAATTCGACTTTGACGCTACAAGACCTCTTTGACTCGTATACTTTTGAAAAGGTTCATTCTCACGTTGGTGTCAGAACAGATCTATACCCAAGAAATCAATCAGAAGTGCTAATTACTGAATTTTTTGGTAATGTGCAAAACCTAGTCCCAGCAGAGAGTGATGTCGATGCAAGAGCAAATGAAGACGTTGAATATGATAATTTGTTGAACGATTTAGCATTTTTGAAACACACTGAGCTGCAAAAACAGAGGAATAACTCTCATGGATCGCTTAAAGTCAGTAAATCCAAGTTGATTAATGGTGACCAAGCCATTTACAAAGGAGCTGTAGAAACCTATAATATTAAACTGGTGAAAGCTTTGGGAGCTCTGGTACTGATGTCGATTATTGGTCTGTTCAGATATTTGGTTTTGTCTGCAGATAAGAACCTTTCAAAATTAACGAACTTTTACTTATACAAGGAACATCCCACAAATTCATAG
- the KSP1 gene encoding putative serine/threonine protein kinase KSP1: protein MSLDYEIYKEGGLLRDRYKLIEDISEGSYGYVSLASDTKLKKLVAVKYIFKSDSYENRDEDKKKDDTEGNKGEPDAKSKAVDVGQKNGDNDESSQAKHLEDGNSSQKPSNNSSLEKQQRLMKHQKSLISDKVLSRFSNNVCFEALYEVDIQTKIGKHKNITELYDFFDSYIIMEYCSGGDLYEAIKDEMVPRKTKQITKIINQILDAVEYVHSRGIYHRDIKPENILIAGNWNIKLTDWGLATTDKTSMDRNVGSERYMAPELFDSNLDREEKVEPYNCAKVDIWALGIVMLNIVFHKNPFTVANQTDKAFCYFAANREALFDVFSTMSYDFFQVLRHALTIDPTNRNLENVRTEIKKLGEYTMDDEYYNSLDSDEELDFLSYPPPAAPPKSAPTSVSAPSVAPMSPLHSTAPATVATTMSDIISAKPVVAETVQVPEKVPTITVEQITPEPSTVKQEEKEAVPRFTFTKRSHNRSKSNEYFYNNKNGNNNNNIKRNAPPRYDFNGAGGYRNHKTNIKPIQINNEKIIKNSRKPLAIPTPNTHINNFFHEYKSRDDAHSFNTRDYFTPPSVHNRYMEGVFSKKNKRYNQRPKSPKNNGNGYNHASGNRRGSFNHDNPNNNNNNYGNGKYVPPHSRRSSEIGSPGTMSHLSPNYEDNPPIHTMTYHEQHALSVDNEPELDDVLFTLEESDGFDGFVNDLSDLSLNTQHSAHSNNLNINGTNNQVPNGLPDLFKSPQVSHVNLNDQLNNHASLAHSGRKPSTNMEKGTSGVYVPPHHRKSFNAAHEQTSVGQHATNGKRHSFGHKKPFNGNGGNQDRFMFQSNNYHSTASTSLQKNDVFIDNDAIFFEEDDPHFFSNGKANSPGKIRAGRKSSTKQDEMVGSLEQYKNNWLMLQQYQD, encoded by the coding sequence ATGAGCTTAGATTACGAGATTTACAAGGAAGGAGGCCTTCTCCGCGACCGATATAAGCTTATAGAGGATATCAGTGAAGGATCATACGGATATGTGTCTTTGGCATCCGATAccaagttgaagaagctagTTGCTGTGAAGTACATTTTTAAGAGCGATAGCTACGAGAACCGCGAtgaagacaaaaaaaaggatgATACCGAGGGCAATAAAGGCGAGCCTGATGCCAAATCTAAAGCAGTAGATGTGGGCCAGAAAAACGGCGACAACGATGAGTCATCTCAAGCAAAGCATTTAGAAGACGGAAACAGTAGTCAAAAGCCTAGTAACAACTCTTCACTTGAGAAGCAGCAACGTTTAATGAAACATCAAAAGTCTCTTATTTCGGACAAGGTTTTATCTAGGTTTTCTAATAACGTTTGTTTCGAAGCGTTGTACGAAGTTGATATCCAGACTAAAATCGGAAAGCACAAGAATATTACTGAATTATATGATTTTTTCGATTCCTATATTATCATGGAGTATTGTTCCGGAGGTGATTTGTATGAAGCAATCAAGGACGAGATGGTTCCAAGAAAGACGAAACAAATCACCAAAATCATTAATCAGATCCTAGATGCTGTCGAATATGTTCACTCAAGAGGCATCTACCATCGTGATATTAAACCTGAGAACATTTTGATTGCAGGTAATTGGAATATCAAATTGACTGATTGGGGTTTAGCCACAACTGATAAGACTTCGATGGACAGAAACGTGGGGAGCGAAAGGTATATGGCTCCGGAGCTATTTGACTCAAACCTGGATCGTGAAGAAAAAGTCGAGCCATATAACTGTGCTAAAGTGGATATTTGGGCACTCGGTATTGTCATGCTAAACATAGTGTTCCATAAGAACCCATTTACAGTTGCTAATCAGACGGACAAAGCCTTTTGCTATTTTGCTGCTAATAGAGAAGCCTTGTTTGATGTGTTCTCTACCATGAGTTATGACTTCTTCCAAGTTCTAAGACACGCTTTGACCATCGACCCTACCAACAGAAACTTGGAAAACGTTAGAacagaaattaaaaagtTGGGTGAGTACACAATGGATGATGAATATTACAATTCGCTAGATAGCGATGAAGAATTAGACTTCTTATCATATCCTCCACCAGCGGCACCACCTAAATCTGCCCCAACTAGCGTTTCTGCTCCATCAGTTGCTCCAATGAGTCCATTGCATTCTACTGCTCCAGCAACGGTTGCTACCACGATGTCTGATATCATATCGGCCAAACCTGTTGTTGCTGAAACAGTACAGGTCCCAGAGAAAGTTCCTACAATTACTGTTGAACAAATTACTCCTGAACCGTCAACGGTTAAGcaagaggaaaaagaagctgTTCCACGCTTCACATTTACTAAACGTAGCCACAATCGTTCCAAGAGTAATGAGTATTTCTACAATAACAAGAACggtaataataacaacaatataaaGAGAAATGCACCTCCAAGATATGATTTCAACGGGGCTGGCGGGTACAGAAACCATAAAACTAATATCAAACCAATTCAAAtaaacaatgaaaaaatcatcaaaaattcaagaaaaccGTTGGCAATCCCAACACCTAACACTCATATAAACAACTTCTTCCACGAGTATAAATCAAGGGATGACGCTCATAGTTTCAATACCAGAGACTATTTCACTCCTCCTAGTGTGCATAATCGTTATATGGAAGGTGTTTTCtctaaaaagaacaagCGATACAACCAAAGACCAAAATCACCAAAGAATAATGGAAATGGTTATAACCATGCTTCTGGGAATAGACGTGGATCATTTAACCATGATAACcctaataataacaataacaattaCGGGAATGGCAAATACGTCCCACCTCATTCAAGAAGGTCATCTGAAATCGGTTCTCCAGGAACAATGTCTCATCTATCTCCAAACTACGAAGACAATCCTCCTATTCATACAATGACGTATCATGAACAACATGCATTGTCAGTTGATAACGAGCCTGAGCTGGATGATGTCTTGTTCACTTTAGAAGAAAGTGACGGCTTCGACGGATTTGTCAATGATTTAAGTGATTTATCCTTGAATACCCAGCATTCAGCTCACTCCAATAACCTCAATATCAACGGCACTAACAACCAAGTTCCAAACGGCTTACCAGATCTATTCAAATCACCACAAGTATCACATGTCAACTTGAACgatcaattgaacaatCATGCCAGCCTTGCTCATTCTGGAAGAAAACCTTCTACCAATATGGAGAAGGGAACTTCTGGAGTCTATGTTCCTCCTCACCACAGGAAAAGTTTCAATGCAGCTCACGAACAAACATCTGTTGGGCAGCATGCTACTAACGGGAAACGTCATAGTTTCGGACATAAAAAACCTTTCAATGGAAACGGGGGTAATCAAGACCGATTCATGTTCCAGTCCAATAACTATCATTCAACCGCATCCACTAGTTTGCAAAAGAATGATGTCTTCATTGACAATGATgcaatattttttgaagaagatgatcctcatttcttttctaatGGTAAAGCTAATTCTCCCGGAAAGATTAGAGCTGGTAGGAAGTCTAGTACTAAACAAGATGAGATGGTTGGTTCCCTTGAACAATACAAGAATAATTGGCTAATGCTACAACAATACCAAGATTGA
- the IRC3 gene encoding double-stranded DNA-dependent ATPase: MRMLWTTKFSHGLSRAVLGCCRYSSVPVLRDYQQECIDQCVDAVTRQGKKRIGVSLATGGGKTVIFSNLLDRFRGLEGGNASRTALILVHRRELAMQAASTISKFMPDLKVHMEMGKMRANLEDADVVIGSVLTMVRRLEAYPRDSIDLIVIDEAHHAVADSYLKILAHFNADTADTKVPVIGFSATFERADKRALSAVMDEIIYHKGILEMIDDNWLCEGKFTTVDIGADLSKVKSVNSDFQLEGLSKVMNTEEINKLVLQTYLHKRKIHDLKSTLLFAVDVAHCKALFETFQNAGIDAQYVTGKTRTSERDAIVSDFKSGKISVLINCGIFTEGTDIPNVDCILLCRPTKSRSLLVQMIGRGLRKHHSKEHCQIIDFVSSSKVGVVSVPTLMGVDGYDDNLDESTMEEINKMKEELEAKQLALDMEKQRKDDEERRLRDRYDKHLLETDTIELTLTNFENFKSFCESMMEEDYSKLPPSVKEAKLFSQSKFPWVLVSKNSWCFPLLTGRHIRVEKETTETKENIYKAKFYRRIYPDKTSGVAYAPYHVVDIFSSPDLMQVLNTVESFVSKISSSSSRAFTKFPQWRKEQATIKQKNIVKRYFENVIKDDDKYDAMKPFVDVYVDNMTKGEASSLLFATKLAPKYPIKRILKLLSWRNSEQKQRKIG; the protein is encoded by the coding sequence atgcgTATGTTATGGACTACGAAGTTCAGCCATGGATTGTCTAGGGCAGTGCTAGGATGCTGTAGATATAGCAGTGTACCTGTTCTTCGGGATTATCAGCAGGAATGTATCGATCAATGTGTGGATGCGGTGACACGCCAGGGAAAGAAGCGAATCGGTGTTTCGCTAGCTACTGGTGGAGGTAAGACGGTGATCTTTTCGAATCTTTTGGACAGGTTCAGGGGATTGGAAGGGGGGAATGCGTCACGGACGGCACTTATTCTTGTGCATAGGAGGGAATTAGCTATGCAGGCAGCCAGTACCATCTCGAAATTCATGCCTGATCTGAAAGTGCATATGGAGATGGGGAAAATGCGGGCCAATTTGGAAGATGCCGATGTAGTTATTGGGTCGGTTTTAACGATGGTTCGAAGGCTTGAGGCGTATCCACGGGATagtattgatttgattgTGATAGACGAGGCTCATCATGCTGTGGCAGATTCCTACTTGAAGATCTTGGCTCATTTCAACGCAGACACGGCTGATACAAAGGTTCCGGTTATTGGGTTCAGTGCGACGTTTGAGAGGGCTGACAAAAGAGCGCTTTCAGCGGTAATGGACGAAATTATATACCACAAGGGAATACTAGAGATGATAGATGATAACTGGCTATGTGAAGGCAAGTTCACTACGGTGGATATTGGGGCGGACTTATCGAAAGTCAAGAGCGTCAATTCCGATTTCCAACTCGAAGGGCTTTCGAAAGTGATGAACACAGAGGAGATTAACAAGTTGGTGTTGCAGACCTATTTGCATAAACGGAAGATACATGACTTGAAATCGACGCTGCTTTTTGCTGTGGACGTTGCACACTGCAAGGCTTTATTTGAAACCTTCCAAAACGCAGGAATTGATGCGCAGTACGTCACCGGTAAAACACGGACCAGTGAAAGAGATGCGATCGTGTCAGATTTTAAATCTGGCAAGATCTCAGTGTTGATTAACTGCGGTATATTCACGGAGGGAACGGATATCCCAAATGTCGActgtattcttctttgtcgGCCTACTAAATCGAGAAGCTTGTTAGTTCAGATGATAGGCAGAGGTCTACGGAAACACCATAGCAAGGAGCATTGTCAAATAATTGATTTCgtttcatcttcaaaggTGGGCGTTGTGTCTGTGCCTACATTGATGGGTGTCGACGGTTACGATGACAATCTCGACGAATCTACAATGGAAGAGATAAACAAGATGAAAGAGGAGTTGGAGGCCAAACAATTGGCACTTGATATGGAAAAACAGAGGaaagatgatgaggaaagGCGTTTAAGGGATCGCTACGACAAACATTTGTTAGAAACTGACACGATCGAGCTTACATTAAcaaactttgaaaacttcaaatcaTTTTGCGAGAGTATGATGGAAGAAGACTATTCAAAACTACCTCCATCGGTCAAAGAGGCGAAGCTATTTTCCCAGTCCAAGTTCCCGTGGGTCCTTGTATCGAAAAACTCATGGTGTTTCCCTTTGCTAACTGGGAGACACATAAGAGTAGAAAAGGAAACGACAGAAACTAaggaaaatatatacaaggCCAAGTTTTACAGAAGAATATATCCCGATAAAACGTCTGGTGTGGCTTACGCTCCATACCATGTAGTGGATATATTTTCGTCTCCTGACCTAATGCAAGTGCTGAATACGGTGGAATCGTTTGTGTCAAAAATCTCCTCCAGCTCCAGTAGAGCATTCACCAAGTTCCCGCAatggagaaaagaacaagcaACAATcaagcaaaaaaatatcGTGAAACGATACTTCGAAAACGTTATCAAGGATGACGACAAATACGATGCGATGAAACCGTTCGTAGATGTATATGTTGACAATATGACTAAAGGTGAGGCATCGTCGCTACTATTTGCTACTAAGCTAGCACCAAAATACCCAATCAAGCGCATTCTAAAGTTGTTATCATGGAGAAATTCTGAGCAGAAGCAACGAAAGATAGGCTAA
- the SAM35 gene encoding SAM complex subunit SAM35, whose protein sequence is MASLLAIPGPLKSLFDMFPLKTYGSIKDNDQALDYDALTRTAYFMGPNATKANKDDVFQLGVYQFVRDSKTGVLLASDPWGIFAELSLCKKNDLQLPTATPDPLDPKTAQKPQHSMCILSARASVDKSLPILIESYTRRHIRSTKSINEILFSRIPAGEQTLYLKLLNTIVYDGYLADLLTNASPAKFCELYTYINERDVSVTNSITIQDVKRSLLARNNFNLRHQQLTKYLLEPMFPTNRTELAALAQTAIAETIRCLKKLQIHWRKNHQPQEHQNHASNTQRTDFQYIDLALASYVLAIAQLGPDSELYQWMHTDAQFLLEFSQQLLQTYSI, encoded by the coding sequence ATGGCATCTCTACTAGCAATTCCAGGCCCTCTGAAGTCTCTATTTGACATGTTTCCGCTAAAGACATACGGTAGCATCAAGGACAACGATCAGGCATTGGACTACGATGCGCTGACCAGAACGGCATACTTCATGGGACCCAATGCGACTAAAGCAAACAAAGACGATGTTTTCCAATTAGGAGTTTACCAATTCGTACGAGATTCCAAGACAGGAGTCCTTTTGGCCTCTGACCCATGGGGTATATTTGCCGAATTGTCGCTGTGCAAAAAGAACGATTTGCAACTGCCTACCGCAACTCCGGATCCACTGGACCCAAAGACTGCCCAAAAGCCTCAACACTCAATGTGCATCCTATCGGCAAGAGCTTCCGTCGATAAGTCCCTTCCGATACTGATTGAATCATACACAAGAAGACACATTAGGTCCACCAAGAGTATCAACGAAATCCTATTCTCCCGAATCCCCGCTGGAGAACAAACCCTCTACTTAAAACTACTCAATACCATCGTATACGACGGCTACCTAGCAGATTTACTCACAAACGCATCACCAGCCAAATTCTGCGAGTTGTACACCTACATAAACGAAAGAGACGTTTCTGTCACCAACTCAATTACAATCCAAGACGTCAAACGCTCGCTACTCGCaagaaacaatttcaaCCTACGTCACCAACAATTGACCAAATACTTGCTCGAGCCCATGTTTCCCACCAATCGCACAGAACTTGCGGCTCTGGCCCAAACCGCCATCGCCGAAACTATAAGATGtctaaaaaaattacaaatCCACTGGCGCAAGAACCACCAACCTCAAGAACATCAGAATCACGCCAGTAACACACAAAGAACAGACTTTCAGTACATAGACTTAGCATTGGCCAGCTATGTCCTTGCCATTGCCCAGCTAGGACCCGATTCTGAACTATACCAATGGATGCACACCGATGCACAATTCCTCCTGGAATTCTCGCAACAGCTACTACAAACCTACAGCATATAG
- the STE12 gene encoding homeodomain family transcription factor STE12: protein MAISVVKTEDISSVSVRGDASQSPEEVEESLRLIEDLKFFLATAPANWQENQVIRRYYLSNDEGFVSCVFWNNLYYITGTDIVRCCAYRMQKFGREIVERKKFEEGIFSDLRNLKCGIDATLEKPKSDFLKFLYKNMCLKTQKKQKVFFWFSVPHDRLFADALERDLKRVASGGQPTTKAVAEPALSFKWEANSDVSLYDQITHHVDSQRIESRPVSAEEEGQQQQQSQTQSHSQSQANQQLHNKQQLQHVADTPVSAAKEIEPYELGSVQEEEAEVAIVDNDKLPYGLPSGQEVEQTNYEPQQLVVPHSEHGDEVPAEFDELNDDLKPSDILASNQEEDDFPLDYFPVEIEYSQTSMDSSLHVMPQGSKMSTQMMFYEDMDGMMAGPKYPISAGLYEDPFFRDEMAVPVPVPNSAKYMMPPPMSASRSQFMTNGEYYSKSKENKKPVAAASSLNSNNKTQTPELKRSGDEDINSPTSENDAPEEENDTSEQSQEQDSSHRMYQTETPSNEEYLSAPYNNRRMQVNESMVHPYTGMLLNPYMFYNMLAVDPAMTMGVNPMTDPFYGQAQAHNMDVVHDMYPPQEVVYPSNYRTTPKAAYFNMRSPYGRNFPPPSAMNPYYTPYHRRQPSSGTRRYFNKAAIINKKMKSPPRKGMVSKPTQKSMKVNNGGKAEGAKSASMINKDSDNAYVEFREEAAKDYSNDNMK, encoded by the coding sequence ATGGCTATATCTGTTGTGAAGACGGAGGATATTAGTTCTGTGTCTGTGAGAGGAGATGCTAGTCAATCTCCAGAGGAAGTGGAAGAGTCGTTGAGACTAATTGAGGATCTGAAGTTTTTTTTAGCGACTGCCCCAGCGAATTGGCAAGAGAACCAGGTTATTAGACGGTATTATTTGAGCAACGACGAAGGGTTCGTTTCGTGTGTGTTTTGGAACAATTTGTATTATATTACTGGGACAGATATTGTGAGATGCTGTGCTTACAGGATGCAAAAGTTTGGACGGGAGATTGTGGAGAGGAAGAAGTTTGAGGAAGGGATCTTTTCAGATCTGCGGAATTTGAAGTGTGGGATCGACGCGACTCTTGAGAAACCGAAGTCggactttttgaagtttctgTACAAGAACATGTGTTTGAAGAcgcagaagaaacagaaggttttcttttggtttagCGTGCCCCACGATAGATTGTTTGCAGATGCTCTGGAAAGAGACTTGAAAAGAGTGGCTAGTGGCGGGCAGCCTACCACTAAGGCCGTTGCTGAACCGGCTCTGTCGTTTAAATGGGAAGCGAACTCGGATGTTTCCCTCTACGACCAAATCACTCATCATGTAGACTCGCAGAGAATTGAATCACGGCCCGTAtctgctgaagaagaagggcagcaacagcagcaatcACAAACACAATCACATTCACAATCACAGGCAAATCAACAACTAcacaacaaacaacaactacaacaCGTGGCAGATACTCCGGTTAGTGCTGCTAAGGAAATCGAGCCCTATGAACTGGGTtctgttcaagaagaagaagcagaagtaGCAATAGTAGATAACGACAAACTACCGTACGGGCTGCCGTCTGGGCAAGAAGTAGAACAAACTAATTACGAACCTCAACAGTTGGTAGTGCCTCATTCTGAACATGGAGATGAGGTGCCAGCTGAGTTCGATGAGCTCAATGACGATCTCAAACCAAGTGACATTCTGGCGTCTAACCAGGAGGAAGACGATTTCCCTCTGGATTACTTCCCAGTGGAGATAGAATATTCCCAAACCAGTATGGACAGCTCGTTGCATGTCATGCCTCAGGGTTCTAAAATGTCTACCCAAATGATGTTCTATGAAGACATGGACGGAATGATGGCCGGACCGAAATATCCAATATCAGCTGGTCTATATGAGGATCCATTCTTCCGTGATGAGATGGCAGTTCCAGTTCCAGTTCCAAACTCTGCAAAATACATGATGCCCCCACCAATGTCGGCGTCTCGCTCACAATTCATGACTAACGGCGAATACTATTCCAAGAGcaaagagaacaagaaaccTGTGGCAGCGGCATCATCTTTAAACTCCAACAACAAGACACAAACACCAGAGCTTAAAAGAAGTGGCGATGAAGACATAAACTCTCCTACGTCGGAAAATGATGCGCctgaggaagaaaatgataccTCAGAGCAATCGCAAGAACAAGATTCTTCCCATCGCATGTATCAGACAGAAACTCCCAGTAACGAGGAATATCTGTCCGCACCCTATAATAACAGGAGGATGCAGGTTAATGAATCGATGGTGCATCCATATACAGGGATGCTGTTAAATCCTTATATGTTCTACAACATGCTCGCGGTAGATCCTGCAATGACCATGGGTGTTAACCCAATGACCGATCCCTTTTACGGGCAAGCTCAGGCGCATAACATGGATGTCGTCCATGATATGTATCCACCCCAAGAAGTGGTGTATCCGTCGAACTACAGGACAACGCCCAAGGCAGCATACTTCAACATGAGATCCCCATATGGCAGAAATTTCCCTCCACCTTCTGCAATGAATCCTTACTATACACCATACCATAGAAGACAGCCATCTTCTGGAACAAGAAGGTATTTCAACAAGGCTGCCATaatcaacaagaaaatgaaatcacCCCCAAGAAAGGGAATGGTTTCCAAACCAACTCAGAAGTCAATGAAAGTCAACAATGGGGGGAAGGCTGAGGGAGCTAAGAGTGCGAGTATGATTAATAAAGACTCAGATAATGCCTATGTTGAATTCCGGGAAGAGGCAGCAAAGGACTACTCTAATGACAATATGAAATAG